Within the Eleginops maclovinus isolate JMC-PN-2008 ecotype Puerto Natales chromosome 13, JC_Emac_rtc_rv5, whole genome shotgun sequence genome, the region GGATGTCTGCTTGGAGTCAAACAGAGACATGACCACCTTGGTTGGCAACCCAAGCGGGTTATGGTTGTTGGGGCTGACAGTCCATACGGCATATGCTGAAGTCTTCAGGTCAGTCTGAGGAACATGAAGAGGTTTCCTCTTCATCAAGAAACACCATGTGAAAGTCGTGGCAGTTTTCAGGCTTGGAAAAGACAGGCGATGACTATCttttgtgttaaccacagacacAGATGTGGTCAGTTTCACCTGACCACCGTGGAAGCTGGAAGGCCTTATAAGAGATTTAGAAGGAGTCCATCTTTGTTCCTCAGCTTTCTCTTGGAGCTTCAGAGTGTTATAAGCTGGGATGGAGGTTCCCTGGCCACCAGTCGTAGGATTCAGGGCAGGACCAGCCTCCTCATGAATAACAGCCGTTGTGTCTTTATTCAGTCCAACACTGTCAGGCGACATAGGCTTAACATCATCAGTAGCCTGTGAGTCTTTCTCCCCATCTGTGTTATCCTGCGGCAGAGGTGGGGCCTCAGTCTCAATGGGACTGTCCACCGGTTCAGTTGTGCAAACCTGCCTAACAAGTGTTAGCTTCCTCTGGCGGGTAACCTCCGACATCTTAGAATTAAGATAATTGACTGACCTGCCGTCAGTTAGGCAGGCCACACCATGCTCATCCTTAGCTCGTTTTTGGTGCTTTTCCATGTAGATGTCCAAGCTATTGGCTGGTGACAGCATTCGTTTACTGGAGGCAGTGGGTTCCTGCTGTGGGCATAGAGTCACTGATGCCAGTTTCTGTGTGCAATGTAAGGACCCAAGAGAAGGTGCTCGTTCTCCAGCATTTTTATGAGTGCTTAGTATTTGAGTTTTAGAGGCATCCTTCTTTGCAGTTGTTACAGCACGAGTATCATTCTCTACACTGTGAGTTGATGAGAGGCAATTCTTATTGGACAAAGAGGGAGGATGATACATCTGCTCATGAGTTATCAGGATCTGTGGCAATGGTATAGCACAAGCATGGGTCTGATCAAATGAGGCCCTGTGCTGTTCAACTGACAAAACAACAGTCTGTGTCTTAATCTCAGAGGCTTGTTGAGTGGGTTGACCaatgtatacattttggagtACATCTGATGATTTTGTAATGCTCAAAATTGGATTGGCAATGGGTATTGTTAAAACTGGCAAGGCTGTTCCCTGTGTACTGGAGAATGGAAATGTCTGGCTTGCTCTCAGAGATGGACACTGCAATTGGTATTTGGGCACAAAACTTTTCTTCTCTTCAGAGTCGGGTGGTTTGTTTGGGACATTTTCCCGACAGATTAAGATCTGGCTCAACGGTTGTTGTAATTTATGGCATACTTGAACTCTTGATGTTTGGTGCCAAGGGTGTGGAAGGCCATGAACTTGAGGCTGCTGATTTGGGCTACCCAAATGAATACTTTGCACCACTTGCTCATTCTTTTGCAAAGGTGCTTCCCGAGGATGCAAGATAAAAGGCTGAGCCATGATGCGCCTATTGGCTATGTGAATCTGCTGGGGTCTATTCTGAGTTAAAGAGCTAACATTTGTAATAGGAGGTTTATCTAGAGGTATGACAGCTTTTCGAACAGGTTGCTGACTTTCAGGGCCAATCTTTAAAGACATTTGGCGAACTAATGGCCCCCGTCTTCTTTCAATAAGTGGCACCTGGGTAACCTGGGAGACTTGTCCACTTTTAGGCTGGCCAGCAGGTGAAAGAGATCTGCTAGGAGATACATTGCCACAGTCGAAGGACTTGCTACGGTAGTCACAGGAAATCTCCACAGAGGGTTGAGTACAAGTAATTTGTTCAGATGCGGCACGCCTCATTCCAGGCACACCAAGGGTGTTGAAGGCTGTTGGCAAACATTGGGAAGGCTCTGTAATTTTGCTGACACACTCCCCTCTAGAAGGGCTCTCTGACCTAGATGGCTCATCTCTTTCAAAAGAAGCAGAGATGCTCGAACAACGAGAAAGACTACTGTCCCTGCTGAGGCTTCGCGAGAGGCTGGACTCAAAACTGGATTCACCTGAGGAGTGCTCCATTTGAGCTAGACgaatccttttcttttttggcGGGAGTTTCTCTGCTGGTACTTTAGACAAGCTCTCACTTCTCTGAGGCCAACTGAACTGATCCTGAGGCTTATCTGCTGGCTCAGTAGTCTGCGTGTCATGATCTCTGTCAGGTTCCTCTGTGACCAGAATCTCAGGAACTTGGATGTTATTTTGCCGAACCAGACGAGACTGATGGACAGGAGCAGAGTTTTCACCAACTGCTTCTACTGCAGCATCAGTGCATTGTTCCTTCATTTGTTTGCCATAGTCAACACTCTTGGAATGAGACATTTTGTCATGGTAGCCATCAGATGATACATTTGCTGTTGAATCGGTTTTGTGCTTGTTGAGGGGATCCTTCTCAATATCAACAGGAGAGGCCCTGTCAATAGATTCAGTCTCAAATGAATTTGGTCGGCTTAGAGAGTTGGTGTGTCTAATGACAGAAGTACCACTGCCCTGTCTGTGCAACTCTCCTTTAGTAGAAGTGATGATTTGGGTCTCTCGAATAGGTGACAGTCTAGAATCTGAAGCGTTAATACCTCTTGCTATGAGCTGAATCTGATGTAGCTTTGACTGGTTATTTTTTGGCTGTATGTCTATTACAGCATGCTGAGAAAACGTTTGACTTGTCAGGGCTGATGGTAGCTCAAAACTAACAGAACAAGGTGGATTGGTGTCAGTAGGAGATTGATCATCCTCATCTCCTacacttttcattttccttctcttcctAATGGATGTCTGTTGATCAAGCATCCCTGAGCCACTAGTTGATCTGGGGACTATGGGCTGCATTATGTTACCATGAAAAACATCTTGATCAGCTTCTTTAACTGGGATTGGCTTGTTTTTTGGACCGTGAAGCTCAGAGCAGTAGAATTTCTTGTGAGTTTCAAAATTCTCTAACTTTCTGTACCGATTACGACATGTTTCACACTCATACATTGTGCCTTTATTTTGCTGAggctttctgtttctgtcttgaCTGTGCTCGAAAGATCTGCTTCTTTGCATCAGCTCTATGGAACTACTTTGACCATGATAGCCCTCATCCATGGAGCGAACAGTAGGGAGGCCATGCCCCTCACTTGTGGAAAAGTCCTCCACTGCTGCTTGTCTGACTAAGGTGCGAGAATGTATTGCTTGATTTGGGGTTGATGGGGCTGAtgaaaatacatcatcactaTACGAACTAATTTTGTCATCAAAAGACTGACAAATTCTcagagggtgggggaggggggcaaCGTTAAGAGGAAGAGCTGAGTGTCCTGGTGTAGTAGGCATTGAATTACTTCTTGTTATTGGTAAACAATCCATTGGTGGGTATTGAGAaggtacagagaggagaaataCTGGCTTTGATTTATCTGTGGGAGTGAAGGGAGACTTGGGAATATCTGAGCTGGAACTTGACCTTCTTCCCATTGGTTTGAGATCAAACTGAAAAGAGTCTTTAAATATGTAAGATTTAGGAGAGTCTATGCTACCTCTCCTTGATAGAGATGTCCTCCTTGGCTTTACACTGTCCAGTTGCTTGTTGTCAACTACTGCCTCATTATCAGATATCAATTTTGAAATGCGTTCTTCCAGAGAGAGTGCCCTGACTTCTAACGGTGGACGCATCTGTCCTTCTGTGGCATGTGGCTTTTGGTCACTTGCTAAATGCATTACTGTTGCAACCACAGGAGGGACATTGGGAAGCGTATTCTTCGCAATGTCAATGTCCACCGGAGGACTTATCTTAACAAATGGGCTGGGTGGACTCATTGCCTGGTCAGCACTTTCAGAACGTGAGAAGTAGCCAGAATCGGTACTTCCCAAACTGCGAGGGCTTAGTAGACATTTTATCTGCTGCTGTTGGGAAAACTCTGTTGCTTGTTGCCTCTGAAGTTGAGCATGTCCACCTAACAGGGGAGACTTGCACTGATGGTCTTCATCTTCACTCACAATATCCAGCGAAAGATTTGTACCGTCCACCTCTTTAAGAGATGACAGGACTGTGATGCTTGATCTCATGTTGGCTGTCTGGAACTCTCGTTGCCGTTGTGAGGCTGCTTGCTCAGGTGCTGCACATGTAACTCTTGGGCTATCTGCCCTCAGAGGGGAGACATTAACTGGGTATACAACAACTTTTGGAAGTGGAGCTGTTACTTTGGGCTCATGGTCCCTCTGACTGGAAGTTGGTTTAATTGACTCAAACAAAGCTGATGAGTCCTCTTCCCCGTGGCTTGCTTGGGTTGTACCTGCACTCTGTAAACTATTTTCGGACAAAGCTGCCACACTGCTCTGTGACGAGTCAGGGTCCAGGTCTGCAGTGCTACCATCCTCATCACTGTCCCCACTGTCTTCCGCCTCCGAATGTGTCCCTAGGGCTTTGTCAGATTCTTGAGAGAGCGAGCCACCTCCAGATTCAGAGCGTGCAATCAGACCCAGTTTTATAGCATGAGCGTGTGATTTCTTGTGCTTGTACAGGTTGCTCTTAGTTTTGAAAGAAAAGCCACAAGTAACACACGGGTATGGCCTTTCTCCTGTGTGAGACCTGATGTGTTTGAGCAGCACGCTGGGTTTTGCACATGCCCGACTACAGtattcacacacatactttcCGGGCTTCTTAGGCTTCTGGTCCTTGGAAACCTGGTCAGCACCAAAGTTCATTACAGTGGTCATCTGGATTTGGTTGCTGCCAGGTGTAACTGGGACCTGAATGGTGCTGGGAACTGTTGCTGAAAGGGACTGGCACGTGTGGACAACTGGAGGCTGGCTTTGTGGCAATGCATTACAGCCTGAGGGAACAGGTGCATGGGTAATAGTGGATGGTCCAGTATTAAAGCTCATGTGCAAGCTGGGCTTTTCTGGATTTGAAGCAACAGGCATAAAATGTGGTGTAGTAAGTGGAGAGGACTGCATTGGAGTACCCTGTGTAGATGTCTGCACATTTCCCTGTATTTGTGCTGCAATGCCAATAAAGTTGCCTTGCTTGTCAATATAATAGGTCTGCATATGGGAAGGTTGGCTCTGGACAGCAACGTTAACAGCTGGCATTGTTGTTAAATCACCACTATATTGGGAATTAAGGATAGAAGCTGATTTTTCAATGGCTGTGACTTGCAAAGAGCTTTTCCTCTCAGCCAGTGTACTAAAGTCAGGCTCCATGGCCTGAAGAAGAACATCAAGCGAAGCACTGCTGTGGTAAGGATCTCCTTCAAAGCTGGGGTTTCTGCTGGTGCTGTCTTTGGATTGAGACACTTTAATCAACGAGCTCCCTTCACCATCAACAAGCTCAAGTGATGAAGGCCTAGATGATGTTTCTTCCAGCTTTAGCCTTTCAATGTCGGTGGAAGATGACCCCTTGTGAAGGGATGCTGCAACTGGTTGGGCATATTGTGGGTCTTTGTTCCCACCTGGCAATGCTGAAGGATTATGGGAAGGACTGTTAGAGGAAGAGCAACAAGAAGAAGGCTTAGTTTCCTTGGACGATGCTCCGTGGAGTGCAGTTTCAGGTGTTTTTAACTGCAGTGGCTTCTTCACCGGAGATTTGGGAATTTTTTCTAGCCGATTTTCTGCCACAACCTTTTTCCTCTTCAGGCCTTTTATATTATCTGCATTTCTCCGACTGCTTTCAGATATCCCTGTGGAAGAAAGAGACACAGTTGGTATAACATCATCTTTCTACAAACTGTTCCCAACAATTAACCATAAGGGCAGAATAAGCTCAAAATCCTCTCAgtgataatgaataataatccCTGTGTGGAGTTGTTGAAATGTCCTTATTATCTTCTGAAACTAATAGCACTTAATTAAATACTAGAGAGTGTAGACAATtctaacatattttattttacatggggatcgacatttttttttacattgaatttaaaatgaatgtcttttttCAATGTAGTCAAGCAGTTGAGAACAGACAGCACAGCACTTACCAAAGCAATAGCATGTCATTTTTTGATTAGTTAATTATATAACCCTCATCTATAATCagtcatattttaattatatctttataacattttttaaaaacatatgttTAAATCTCGGACATTGATAAGCATCAACTGTTCAATTACCAAGTCTAATGACTCTTATTGTCAAGTTTTAGTCACAGTTTTCTAGTGCTATTTCAATAACAgcaagttttatttttatacacgAGCTCCTAATTCGTGTGAAACTTGACTATGTAAAGAACACTTAAAGATAAAAAGCATAACCTTCTCATGgaatttctgaaaatgtttctgtaaaGTTGAACACCTTTAATCCTTATTTTGTATTGATATAATTAACTTCTTTTGTTGAAATTGGATCACAATGTATTTCATAATTAAGACACATCAtccttactttttatttattttcggTGTGACTAATAGCAAAGACGCCCACGCTTCATTACATAACATTGTTGACGTATGGAGGCTCCTTTGATCAGAAAATGCAAGTGCTTTCAAAACTGCATTCCAATTATAAAAGgagcaatgtttttttaaaagggcgCACCCATACCATGTTGTCCCATTAGTTGGGTTGGCCTAGCATACATATTCAGGCATGTGTTTTTAAGGACATGTTGCATACGGTTTTAACAGTGCCCTGTCACAGTTTCCTGGCTTGTGTAGGTATTTCCCAAGATGAGGTCAGGGTTCTTCCAAGGTCTCTAGTATAATTAGATTGAGTAACGCCTCGTCTTTACGCAAGTTAATCCATTCTCTACACAAACACGCAACTGTTTTAAAGCAGCACACAACCAATGAAACACGCCTTTAAAGCAGACCCTGTGGTCTTTGATAATGCGttttacaaagaaacaaatTTGTATGAATTAATTCTGAAAGACATGGGAAAACAATTAGTTTTCCTAGTCACAATTAGGCGATTCTGAAAAAACAGAAGCTATGAATTCCCCAGAAATCTTCAGTCATTAAAAGTAATTCATAAGCACGCTACATTTGTCCCTTACACAGCTGTAACTTTTATTGTTAGaaaaagctgtcagataaaaaTTAAAATCATCCAATCAGCAAATTTCCTCTGTCCTGATATACTGTACGTTTTCCTCCATTCTCTAATAGTGAGTAACAATATGAAGATAggatatttaatataaaatcaaaaCCGTGCCTGAAAGATTAAGCGGAGAGAGATACTGACAGAATTAACTTCTTTCTTAAAAGCAGATTAACCTTTTCCTGGCAGGCCTTACCCTGAGAGAGGATTGAGATATTCTTATTTGTGCTACTTTCCATTTAGAGTCTCCACAAAATCTCAGTTACAGTGGATGATATAATgaaagcctgtttttttttttttgtaaaattgttgtaaaaagtcaaattttGCAGTGACAAGTTTCACTAAGCTTGAACAGACATAATGAAGCTGCTTGGGTTTGACCAAACTGgctgttcttttttaatttagtcaCATGCCAAATTgacaaaagaacaacatttataaAGCCATACAATATCTTATGCATTACAATCTGTAAAGCAATTATTATCTGCAGTGTTATCATTTAACCTTCTGCAGAATGTGACATGTGAATTGAAATGTACAGTTATAGTAGGTCACTGCCAACGAAATAAACAAGAGCACATTATGAcaaaagatattaaaaaaaatgtgccacaacaaatattaaatgtagCTGTTGATTATTAGTGAAATTCAACTTTATCTTCACATAGTTTTACTGAAGCAGAAACAAACTAAGGGAGATAGCTGCTGCAAAGAACCAAATGTTACACAGCAACTAACTGTTATTATTAACTTTGCTAATATGTAAATATAGCATTTGTTAAAGGGTGAAATACATAAATCAATATAGAGTTGAGGACATTTTTATCTCTTATGTCTTGCACCACAAACGAAAAAAACGTTATGGCCAgggaattacatttatttattttgtggttttactGGAAAGCttatttttattcctttaaacCAGGTGatgataaagaaaacaaaaaaatcctttgtatgaaagagaaaacattgaACAAAACTTgactgttaaataaaaacatttactttaaattgtTTAGTCATGATAAAACAGCATATCTTACCTTTCTGTGAACCTTTGGGGTCTTTAAGCTCTTTCTGTGCCTCTTCGATTTTATCTGTAAGACAAGAAGAGAAACCATTTTCAGCACAGATGCACACAGACTCTCGCTGCACAGCGAAGGCAGTGCAGAATGTAACCAATGATACTGGGGATGCTTTCCACAAGACTGTAGCAGGGTGAAGGTCtctcaaatgaaaaacagata harbors:
- the hivep1 gene encoding zinc finger protein 40 isoform X2 — translated: MPRTKQNNPKNLKDKIEEAQKELKDPKGSQKGISESSRRNADNIKGLKRKKVVAENRLEKIPKSPVKKPLQLKTPETALHGASSKETKPSSCCSSSNSPSHNPSALPGGNKDPQYAQPVAASLHKGSSSTDIERLKLEETSSRPSSLELVDGEGSSLIKVSQSKDSTSRNPSFEGDPYHSSASLDVLLQAMEPDFSTLAERKSSLQVTAIEKSASILNSQYSGDLTTMPAVNVAVQSQPSHMQTYYIDKQGNFIGIAAQIQGNVQTSTQGTPMQSSPLTTPHFMPVASNPEKPSLHMSFNTGPSTITHAPVPSGCNALPQSQPPVVHTCQSLSATVPSTIQVPVTPGSNQIQMTTVMNFGADQVSKDQKPKKPGKYVCEYCSRACAKPSVLLKHIRSHTGERPYPCVTCGFSFKTKSNLYKHKKSHAHAIKLGLIARSESGGGSLSQESDKALGTHSEAEDSGDSDEDGSTADLDPDSSQSSVAALSENSLQSAGTTQASHGEEDSSALFESIKPTSSQRDHEPKVTAPLPKVVVYPVNVSPLRADSPRVTCAAPEQAASQRQREFQTANMRSSITVLSSLKEVDGTNLSLDIVSEDEDHQCKSPLLGGHAQLQRQQATEFSQQQQIKCLLSPRSLGSTDSGYFSRSESADQAMSPPSPFVKISPPVDIDIAKNTLPNVPPVVATVMHLASDQKPHATEGQMRPPLEVRALSLEERISKLISDNEAVVDNKQLDSVKPRRTSLSRRGSIDSPKSYIFKDSFQFDLKPMGRRSSSSSDIPKSPFTPTDKSKPVFLLSVPSQYPPMDCLPITRSNSMPTTPGHSALPLNVAPLPHPLRICQSFDDKISSYSDDVFSSAPSTPNQAIHSRTLVRQAAVEDFSTSEGHGLPTVRSMDEGYHGQSSSIELMQRSRSFEHSQDRNRKPQQNKGTMYECETCRNRYRKLENFETHKKFYCSELHGPKNKPIPVKEADQDVFHGNIMQPIVPRSTSGSGMLDQQTSIRKRRKMKSVGDEDDQSPTDTNPPCSVSFELPSALTSQTFSQHAVIDIQPKNNQSKLHQIQLIARGINASDSRLSPIRETQIITSTKGELHRQGSGTSVIRHTNSLSRPNSFETESIDRASPVDIEKDPLNKHKTDSTANVSSDGYHDKMSHSKSVDYGKQMKEQCTDAAVEAVGENSAPVHQSRLVRQNNIQVPEILVTEEPDRDHDTQTTEPADKPQDQFSWPQRSESLSKVPAEKLPPKKKRIRLAQMEHSSGESSFESSLSRSLSRDSSLSRCSSISASFERDEPSRSESPSRGECVSKITEPSQCLPTAFNTLGVPGMRRAASEQITCTQPSVEISCDYRSKSFDCGNVSPSRSLSPAGQPKSGQVSQVTQVPLIERRRGPLVRQMSLKIGPESQQPVRKAVIPLDKPPITNVSSLTQNRPQQIHIANRRIMAQPFILHPREAPLQKNEQVVQSIHLGSPNQQPQVHGLPHPWHQTSRVQVCHKLQQPLSQILICRENVPNKPPDSEEKKSFVPKYQLQCPSLRASQTFPFSSTQGTALPVLTIPIANPILSITKSSDVLQNVYIGQPTQQASEIKTQTVVLSVEQHRASFDQTHACAIPLPQILITHEQMYHPPSLSNKNCLSSTHSVENDTRAVTTAKKDASKTQILSTHKNAGERAPSLGSLHCTQKLASVTLCPQQEPTASSKRMLSPANSLDIYMEKHQKRAKDEHGVACLTDGRSVNYLNSKMSEVTRQRKLTLVRQVCTTEPVDSPIETEAPPLPQDNTDGEKDSQATDDVKPMSPDSVGLNKDTTAVIHEEAGPALNPTTGGQGTSIPAYNTLKLQEKAEEQRWTPSKSLIRPSSFHGGQVKLTTSVSVVNTKDSHRLSFPSLKTATTFTWCFLMKRKPLHVPQTDLKTSAYAVWTVSPNNHNPLGLPTKVVMSLFDSKQTSKKIHYTSAIKTSGKSDILSYSTKLKDVMPRVPITQKSLSVETRCKVLPETQASNESEKEAASKTEPRRIKIFDGGYKSNEEYIYVRGRGRGKYICEECGIRCKKPSMLRKHIRTHSDVRPYHCVHCNFSFKTKGNLTKHMKSKAHSKKCIEMGVPAGLIEDQDAEDSGDRSQVSSADRQDSDGDDSDGPDDEDNDDNEEEEDDSQAESGLSTNPSVSASPQHIPSKEAEVPPSNLLAQMSISSISLSFSQPPAPESNTTTDSVPMMSPVSLSKQISISGSCCISMPLPYSPPPVAITSDSYTSDTDSVHMMSPVSPCRQMSVDYPDFDVPPSPPVPSKGSKIGQDISSAPPAVASESGIPVDRGTQTSSYGSQGLMHFPPQGLSQTYGTETQTHLFSHLPLHSQQPSRSSYSMVPVGGIQLVPAGLAAYSTFVPIQASPVQLTIPAVSVIHRNTSPLPAPNISPRPEGQSTQPLVVQEPISSVLPCFPLGQVTGLQAQTIQPVGLETLNLMGLTNAGLASTQLMSQQGLTLNATLGLQVLTANPTSQSSTGPQTHVPGLQIVNIALPALIPSLSPLSTLSPHPGLSDRQGSPEAPGEQPSQSERSCIRASQPQGSRAELTQTDERHERDKSPRHQRSPAPQTRGDGGKESTVDGASDPAPPRPPPVTSWQKVIDDYNEVSSDDEDRLVIAT
- the hivep1 gene encoding zinc finger protein 40 isoform X3, whose amino-acid sequence is MKHQQDKIEEAQKELKDPKGSQKGISESSRRNADNIKGLKRKKVVAENRLEKIPKSPVKKPLQLKTPETALHGASSKETKPSSCCSSSNSPSHNPSALPGGNKDPQYAQPVAASLHKGSSSTDIERLKLEETSSRPSSLELVDGEGSSLIKVSQSKDSTSRNPSFEGDPYHSSASLDVLLQAMEPDFSTLAERKSSLQVTAIEKSASILNSQYSGDLTTMPAVNVAVQSQPSHMQTYYIDKQGNFIGIAAQIQGNVQTSTQGTPMQSSPLTTPHFMPVASNPEKPSLHMSFNTGPSTITHAPVPSGCNALPQSQPPVVHTCQSLSATVPSTIQVPVTPGSNQIQMTTVMNFGADQVSKDQKPKKPGKYVCEYCSRACAKPSVLLKHIRSHTGERPYPCVTCGFSFKTKSNLYKHKKSHAHAIKLGLIARSESGGGSLSQESDKALGTHSEAEDSGDSDEDGSTADLDPDSSQSSVAALSENSLQSAGTTQASHGEEDSSALFESIKPTSSQRDHEPKVTAPLPKVVVYPVNVSPLRADSPRVTCAAPEQAASQRQREFQTANMRSSITVLSSLKEVDGTNLSLDIVSEDEDHQCKSPLLGGHAQLQRQQATEFSQQQQIKCLLSPRSLGSTDSGYFSRSESADQAMSPPSPFVKISPPVDIDIAKNTLPNVPPVVATVMHLASDQKPHATEGQMRPPLEVRALSLEERISKLISDNEAVVDNKQLDSVKPRRTSLSRRGSIDSPKSYIFKDSFQFDLKPMGRRSSSSSDIPKSPFTPTDKSKPVFLLSVPSQYPPMDCLPITRSNSMPTTPGHSALPLNVAPLPHPLRICQSFDDKISSYSDDVFSSAPSTPNQAIHSRTLVRQAAVEDFSTSEGHGLPTVRSMDEGYHGQSSSIELMQRSRSFEHSQDRNRKPQQNKGTMYECETCRNRYRKLENFETHKKFYCSELHGPKNKPIPVKEADQDVFHGNIMQPIVPRSTSGSGMLDQQTSIRKRRKMKSVGDEDDQSPTDTNPPCSVSFELPSALTSQTFSQHAVIDIQPKNNQSKLHQIQLIARGINASDSRLSPIRETQIITSTKGELHRQGSGTSVIRHTNSLSRPNSFETESIDRASPVDIEKDPLNKHKTDSTANVSSDGYHDKMSHSKSVDYGKQMKEQCTDAAVEAVGENSAPVHQSRLVRQNNIQVPEILVTEEPDRDHDTQTTEPADKPQDQFSWPQRSESLSKVPAEKLPPKKKRIRLAQMEHSSGESSFESSLSRSLSRDSSLSRCSSISASFERDEPSRSESPSRGECVSKITEPSQCLPTAFNTLGVPGMRRAASEQITCTQPSVEISCDYRSKSFDCGNVSPSRSLSPAGQPKSGQVSQVTQVPLIERRRGPLVRQMSLKIGPESQQPVRKAVIPLDKPPITNVSSLTQNRPQQIHIANRRIMAQPFILHPREAPLQKNEQVVQSIHLGSPNQQPQVHGLPHPWHQTSRVQVCHKLQQPLSQILICRENVPNKPPDSEEKKSFVPKYQLQCPSLRASQTFPFSSTQGTALPVLTIPIANPILSITKSSDVLQNVYIGQPTQQASEIKTQTVVLSVEQHRASFDQTHACAIPLPQILITHEQMYHPPSLSNKNCLSSTHSVENDTRAVTTAKKDASKTQILSTHKNAGERAPSLGSLHCTQKLASVTLCPQQEPTASSKRMLSPANSLDIYMEKHQKRAKDEHGVACLTDGRSVNYLNSKMSEVTRQRKLTLVRQVCTTEPVDSPIETEAPPLPQDNTDGEKDSQATDDVKPMSPDSVGLNKDTTAVIHEEAGPALNPTTGGQGTSIPAYNTLKLQEKAEEQRWTPSKSLIRPSSFHGGQVKLTTSVSVVNTKDSHRLSFPSLKTATTFTWCFLMKRKPLHVPQTDLKTSAYAVWTVSPNNHNPLGLPTKVVMSLFDSKQTSKKIHYTSAIKTSGKSDILSYSTKLKDVMPRVPITQKSLSVETRCKVLPETQASNESEKEAASKTEPRRIKIFDGGYKSNEEYIYVRGRGRGKYICEECGIRCKKPSMLRKHIRTHSDVRPYHCVHCNFSFKTKGNLTKHMKSKAHSKKCIEMGVPAGLIEDQDAEDSAGDRSQVSSADRQDSDGDDSDGPDDEDNDDNEEEEDDSQAESGLSTNPSVSASPQHIPSKEAEVPPSNLLAQMSISSISLSFSQPPAPESNTTTDSVPMMSPVSLSKQISISGSCCISMPLPYSPPPVAITSDSYTSDTDSVHMMSPVSPCRQMSVDYPDFDVPPSPPVPSKGSKIGQDISSAPPAVASESGIPVDRGTQTSSYGSQGLMHFPPQGLSQTYGTETQTHLFSHLPLHSQQPSRSSYSMVPVGGIQLVPAGLAAYSTFVPIQASPVQLTIPAVSVIHRNTSPLPAPNISPRPEGQSTQPLVVQEPISSVLPCFPLGQVTGLQAQTIQPVGLETLNLMGLTNAGLASTQLMSQQGLTLNATLGLQVLTANPTSQSSTGPQTHVPGLQIVNIALPALIPSLSPLSTLSPHPGLSDRQGSPEAPGEQPSQSERSCIRASQPQGSRAELTQTDERHERDKSPRHQRSPAPQTRGDGGKESTVDGASDPAPPRPPPVTSWQKVIDDYNEVSSDDEDRLVIAT